One genomic window of [Clostridium] scindens ATCC 35704 includes the following:
- a CDS encoding cyclase family protein, which yields MYELWEKLEELKKYRWIELSHPLNNHSPYWAGIPEGAVELGKTVYDWGNELECLIQTFKFPGQFGTHIDFPGHFVKGEPLSEQYTVRNMAYPLVVIDVSEKVKEDVHYAVTVEDIKAYEEAYGDIPDGAFVALRTGWSERWPDMDAISNVDENGGEHFPGWSMEALQYIYEVRNAAANGHETLDTDASALAEKAGDLACERYLLGKGKLQVEVMCNLDQVPPAGAIVFAAFLPIEGATGLPVRMWAIAK from the coding sequence ATGTATGAATTATGGGAAAAGTTGGAAGAATTGAAGAAGTATCGCTGGATAGAATTATCACATCCACTGAACAATCACAGCCCCTATTGGGCGGGGATACCGGAAGGCGCGGTAGAACTTGGGAAAACGGTCTATGACTGGGGAAATGAACTGGAATGCCTGATCCAGACCTTCAAGTTTCCGGGGCAGTTTGGAACACATATTGATTTTCCGGGACACTTTGTGAAGGGGGAGCCGCTCAGCGAGCAGTATACCGTGCGGAACATGGCATATCCTCTCGTGGTGATCGATGTGTCCGAGAAGGTGAAGGAAGATGTGCACTATGCAGTTACCGTGGAGGATATTAAGGCGTATGAAGAAGCGTATGGAGATATTCCGGATGGGGCGTTTGTAGCGCTGCGCACAGGATGGAGCGAGCGGTGGCCGGATATGGATGCGATCTCCAATGTGGATGAGAATGGCGGGGAACATTTCCCGGGCTGGTCCATGGAAGCGCTGCAGTATATCTATGAAGTCAGGAATGCGGCGGCCAACGGGCATGAGACGCTGGATACGGATGCCTCCGCTCTGGCAGAGAAGGCGGGGGATCTGGCATGCGAAAGATACCTGCTGGGGAAGGGAAAATTGCAGGTCGAGGTCATGTGCAATCTGGATCAGGTGCCTCCGGCAGGCGCCATCGTATTTGCAGCGTTTCTTCCAATTGAAGGAGCCACAGGGCTCCCGGTCCGCATGTGGGCAATTGCGAAGTAG
- a CDS encoding TPM domain-containing protein, translating into MMKRLRLIAAALCLLAANVIPVAASEGTDLPKVIDDAGILSDYDETRLSSQIDEMTQQYQIDIVLMTENRRQEGTAQAEADMQYVNRGYGIGEGKDGILFLLDMGSREWAISTNGAAMTMFSDYDLSALGDHAASGYFSSDQYYQGFQSYLKELDKTLERNLNPQKEENELGNALASAIADGQKEAESKEEEKAEEKAEETDAKPKEPKGPEDYIIPALVCGLILTILYMASLKSGMKTANMQKDAQDYQRGDAATQIRKRDIFLTSSITKKPIEQKQDNRQHYGSHNRTTLHKDKHGNMHGGASGKF; encoded by the coding sequence ATGATGAAGAGATTACGATTGATTGCGGCGGCCTTATGCCTGCTAGCTGCAAACGTCATTCCGGTGGCAGCCAGCGAGGGGACGGATCTGCCCAAAGTCATAGATGATGCAGGGATACTGTCGGATTATGATGAGACCCGGCTGTCAAGCCAGATTGATGAGATGACCCAGCAATACCAGATAGACATTGTGCTGATGACGGAGAATCGGAGGCAGGAAGGCACAGCCCAGGCAGAGGCTGACATGCAGTATGTGAACAGAGGATATGGGATAGGAGAGGGCAAGGACGGAATCCTGTTTCTGCTGGATATGGGAAGCAGGGAATGGGCAATCTCCACCAACGGTGCAGCCATGACCATGTTTTCCGATTACGACTTGTCCGCATTGGGAGATCATGCGGCATCCGGATATTTTTCCTCTGACCAGTACTATCAGGGGTTTCAATCTTATTTGAAGGAACTGGACAAGACGCTGGAGCGTAATTTGAATCCACAAAAAGAAGAAAATGAACTTGGCAATGCCCTGGCTTCTGCTATTGCCGATGGGCAGAAAGAGGCAGAGAGCAAGGAGGAAGAAAAGGCAGAAGAAAAGGCGGAAGAAACGGACGCAAAGCCCAAGGAGCCGAAAGGCCCGGAGGATTATATCATACCGGCACTTGTCTGCGGACTGATTCTGACCATACTTTATATGGCATCCTTGAAGTCCGGGATGAAGACGGCAAATATGCAGAAAGATGCCCAGGACTACCAGAGAGGAGATGCTGCGACCCAGATACGCAAGAGGGATATATTTCTTACCAGCAGCATCACGAAGAAGCCGATCGAGCAAAAGCAGGACAACAGACAGCATTATGGCAGTCATAACAGGACAACGCTGCATAAGGATAAGCATGGGAATATGCATGGCGGCGCCAGCGGTAAATTTTAG
- a CDS encoding SPFH domain-containing protein: protein MGLIKAALGSVGGVLADQWREYFYCDSLEDGVIVTKGVKRTTRRGSNKKGSDNIISNGSVVAVNEGQCMMIVEQGKVVEFSSEPGEFIWDSSTEPTIFYGGFGKGLLDSWNTLKKRFTMGGETGNDQRVYFFNTKEMMGNKYGTPNPVPFRVVDYNIGLDMDIAIRCFGQYSYQLNNPILFYKNVCGNVDDEFTTKDLDSQLKSELLTALQPAFAKISEMGVRYSALPGHTMELADALKEVLSDKWEDIRGIEIVSIGVNSVTASEEDEAYIKELQRTAVMKDPTMAAAHLAQAQAAAMQAAAKNENAGPAMAFMGMGMAGTLGGMNAQNLYQMGQQTGQGPQNVRPQAAAYQPGTPAMDGWICACGMAGNTGKFCQECGAPKPIPEEGWTCSCGVVNKGKFCTECGAKKPAGVPQYRCDKCGWEPKDMKNPPKFCPECGDPFDDGDII, encoded by the coding sequence ATGGGATTGATTAAAGCGGCATTAGGATCAGTTGGAGGAGTGCTGGCAGACCAGTGGAGGGAATACTTCTATTGCGATTCCCTGGAGGACGGAGTGATCGTGACCAAGGGAGTCAAACGTACGACTAGAAGGGGCTCCAATAAAAAGGGAAGCGACAATATTATCAGCAATGGCTCTGTCGTTGCAGTCAACGAGGGGCAGTGCATGATGATCGTAGAACAGGGCAAGGTGGTAGAATTTTCATCTGAGCCGGGCGAGTTCATCTGGGATAGTTCTACAGAGCCTACCATATTCTACGGAGGTTTCGGAAAAGGGCTTCTGGATTCCTGGAATACCCTTAAGAAACGTTTTACGATGGGCGGAGAGACTGGAAACGACCAGAGGGTCTATTTCTTTAACACAAAGGAAATGATGGGAAATAAGTATGGCACGCCGAATCCGGTGCCATTCAGAGTCGTTGACTATAATATCGGGCTGGACATGGATATTGCCATCCGGTGTTTTGGACAATATTCCTATCAGCTGAACAATCCGATCCTATTCTATAAGAATGTATGCGGCAATGTGGACGATGAATTTACAACAAAGGATCTGGACAGCCAGCTCAAAAGCGAACTTTTGACAGCGCTCCAGCCCGCATTTGCCAAAATATCCGAGATGGGCGTCCGCTACAGCGCACTGCCGGGCCATACGATGGAACTGGCAGATGCCCTGAAGGAAGTCCTATCCGATAAATGGGAGGACATCCGAGGAATTGAGATCGTATCCATAGGCGTGAACAGCGTGACCGCATCCGAGGAGGATGAGGCATATATTAAGGAACTGCAGCGGACGGCGGTGATGAAGGATCCGACCATGGCAGCGGCCCACCTGGCGCAGGCGCAGGCAGCGGCCATGCAGGCGGCGGCGAAGAATGAGAATGCAGGTCCGGCCATGGCTTTCATGGGCATGGGAATGGCAGGAACGCTGGGAGGCATGAATGCGCAGAATCTTTACCAGATGGGGCAGCAGACGGGGCAAGGACCGCAGAATGTCAGGCCTCAGGCAGCTGCTTATCAGCCCGGAACCCCCGCGATGGATGGGTGGATCTGTGCCTGCGGCATGGCAGGAAATACTGGAAAGTTCTGCCAGGAATGCGGCGCGCCCAAGCCAATACCTGAGGAGGGCTGGACGTGTTCCTGCGGGGTGGTGAACAAAGGAAAATTCTGTACAGAATGCGGAGCGAAGAAGCCGGCGGGAGTTCCCCAATACCGCTGCGATAAATGCGGCTGGGAACCGAAAGATATGAAGAATCCGCCTAAGTTCTGCCCGGAATGTGGAGATCCATTTGATGATGGGGATATAATTTAA